The proteins below come from a single Takifugu flavidus isolate HTHZ2018 chromosome 6, ASM371156v2, whole genome shotgun sequence genomic window:
- the ntan1 gene encoding protein N-terminal asparagine amidohydrolase isoform X2, with amino-acid sequence MPLFVQNKILGRITSSADLFDKFPYLQDNGRAFRSRSLVEVDPKCLLYVQQREFAATTPADQSVSVIGSDDATTCHLVVLRHTGSGAVCLAHCDGSNTWTEVSVLVKAVTTLNGSKEGKLELHLVGGFNDDSKTSHELSFNILAFHMQKEDIHLETCCITELNDTIVDGIHRPVVYGIGVNVKTGEVFPSSFSHKGPAEQLRSTRTFTGGKMVDIYDSSRGLVKIGPCKWSSNLDVAFWLSQKDDTILKYLSTSPMAEPPHFVQHMKSTIQFFLEHSDCDSLFPGGQPQLYHRAETGSWERVDQP; translated from the exons ATGCCGTTGTTTGTTCAGAATAAAATCCTTGGGCGCATAACATCGAGCGCTGACCTTTTCGACAAGTTCCCATATTTACAG GACAATGGACGAGCGTTTCGCTCCAGATCACTGGTTGAAGTGGACCCCAAGTGCCTCTTGTATGTTCAACAAAGAGAGTTTGCTGCAACAACACCAGCAGACC AGAGTGTTTCTGTAATTGGATCTGATGATGCCACAACTTGCCATTTAGTTGTACTGAGACACACTG GAAGTGGAGCTGTTTGTCTCGCCCATTGTGATGGATCCAACACTTGGACAGAAGTCTCGGTCCTTGTTAAAGCTGTCACAACACTAAATGGCAGCAAGGAGGGCAA ACTTGAGCTACATCTTGTTGGGGGATTTAATGATGACTCAAAAACATCCCATGAACTCAGCTTTAACATTCTGG CCTTCCATATGCAAAAAGAGGATATTCATCTTGAAACATGCTGCATCACCG AACTTAATGACACTATTGTTGATGGGATTCATAGGCCTGTAGTATATGGAATAG GTGTAAATGTCAAAACAGGTGAAGTGTTTCCTTCATCATTTAGTCACAAAGGACCTGCAGAGCAGCTTCGTTCTACAAGGACCTTCACTGGAGGAAAG ATGGTGGACATATATGATTCAAGTCGTGGGCTCGTTAAAATTGGCCCTTGCAAGTGGTCTTCAAATCTGGATGTTGCCTTCTGGTTGTCACAGAAAGACGATACAATTTTAAAG TACCTGTCCACATCTCCGATGGCCGAGCCACCGCACTTTGTCCAGCACATGAAGTCCACTATTCAGTTCTTTCTAGAACACTCTGACTGTGATAGTTTGTTCCCTGGAGGCCAGCCGCAGCTTTACCACAGAGCTGAGACAGGAAGCTGGGAGAGAGTCGACCAGCCTTAG
- the ntan1 gene encoding protein N-terminal asparagine amidohydrolase isoform X3, whose translation MDNGRAFRSRSLVEVDPKCLLYVQQREFAATTPADQSVSVIGSDDATTCHLVVLRHTGSGAVCLAHCDGSNTWTEVSVLVKAVTTLNGSKEGKLELHLVGGFNDDSKTSHELSFNILAAFHMQKEDIHLETCCITELNDTIVDGIHRPVVYGIGVNVKTGEVFPSSFSHKGPAEQLRSTRTFTGGKMVDIYDSSRGLVKIGPCKWSSNLDVAFWLSQKDDTILKYLSTSPMAEPPHFVQHMKSTIQFFLEHSDCDSLFPGGQPQLYHRAETGSWERVDQP comes from the exons ATG GACAATGGACGAGCGTTTCGCTCCAGATCACTGGTTGAAGTGGACCCCAAGTGCCTCTTGTATGTTCAACAAAGAGAGTTTGCTGCAACAACACCAGCAGACC AGAGTGTTTCTGTAATTGGATCTGATGATGCCACAACTTGCCATTTAGTTGTACTGAGACACACTG GAAGTGGAGCTGTTTGTCTCGCCCATTGTGATGGATCCAACACTTGGACAGAAGTCTCGGTCCTTGTTAAAGCTGTCACAACACTAAATGGCAGCAAGGAGGGCAA ACTTGAGCTACATCTTGTTGGGGGATTTAATGATGACTCAAAAACATCCCATGAACTCAGCTTTAACATTCTGG CAGCCTTCCATATGCAAAAAGAGGATATTCATCTTGAAACATGCTGCATCACCG AACTTAATGACACTATTGTTGATGGGATTCATAGGCCTGTAGTATATGGAATAG GTGTAAATGTCAAAACAGGTGAAGTGTTTCCTTCATCATTTAGTCACAAAGGACCTGCAGAGCAGCTTCGTTCTACAAGGACCTTCACTGGAGGAAAG ATGGTGGACATATATGATTCAAGTCGTGGGCTCGTTAAAATTGGCCCTTGCAAGTGGTCTTCAAATCTGGATGTTGCCTTCTGGTTGTCACAGAAAGACGATACAATTTTAAAG TACCTGTCCACATCTCCGATGGCCGAGCCACCGCACTTTGTCCAGCACATGAAGTCCACTATTCAGTTCTTTCTAGAACACTCTGACTGTGATAGTTTGTTCCCTGGAGGCCAGCCGCAGCTTTACCACAGAGCTGAGACAGGAAGCTGGGAGAGAGTCGACCAGCCTTAG
- the LOC130527961 gene encoding mpv17-like protein — MRRAFLRHVRRFPWVTNVTLYGCLFAGGDLVHQWFSPRENIDWTHTRNVALIAFGFHGNFSFFWMRFLERRFPGNSYRMVLRKLLLDQTVAAPLANTVFYTGLSFLEGKEDVTADWRKKFLNTYKTGLMFWPFMQFLNFTLVPLYVRTTFTGCCAFVWAIFLCFSQQSGDGTVGAALEWMFPAKRVEAETGETASSEQTDTPQD; from the exons ATGCGAAGGGCTTTTTTGAGACATGTCCGCCGGTTCCCGTGGGTCACCAACGTCACGCTGTACGGCTGTTTGTTCGCTGGGGGGGACTTGGTCCATCAGTGGTTCTCGCCGAGGGAGAACATCGACTGGACCCACACGCGGAACGTCGCCCTGATCGCTTtcggtttccatggcaacttcAGTTTCTTTTGGATGCGGTTCCTAGAGAGGAGATTCCCCGGAAATTCCTACCGGATGGTGTTAAGGAAATTGTTGCTGGACCAGACGGTGGCGGCGCCTCTTGCTAACACCGTCTTCTACACAG GTCTGAGTTTCTTGGAAGGTAAAGAGGACGTTACGGCAGACTGGAGGAAAAAATTCTTGAATACATACAAG ACTGGGCTAATGTTCTGGCCATTTATGCAG TTTCTCAACTTTACTTTGGTGCCTCTGTACGTGAGGACCACCTTCACGGGCTGCTGTGCATTCGTCTGGGccattttcctctgcttctcacAGCAGAGCGGCGACGGAACTGTCGGCGCCGCTCTGGAATGGATGTTTCCCGCCAAGAGGGTCGAAGCTGAAACGGGGGAAACCGCCTCCTCGGAGCAGACGGACACTCCACAGGACTGA
- the LOC130527052 gene encoding probable ATP-dependent RNA helicase DDX17 — MRGGSYGDRDRDRGRDRPRFGAIGGRSGPTQTKFGNPGERLRKKRWNLDELPKFEKNFYTEHPEVQRMSQYEMEEFRRKKEITIRGSGCPKAILAFHQAQFPQYVIDVLVQQNFKEPTAIQSQGFPVALSGKDMVGIAQTGSGKTLAYLLPAIVHINHQPYPERGDGPIVLVLAPTRELAQQVQQVAFDYGKCSRIKSTCVYGGAPKGPQIRDLERGVEICIATPGRLIDFLECGKTNLRRCTYLVLDEADRMLDMGFEPQIRKIVEQIRPDRQTLMWSATWPKEVRQLAEDFLKEYIQINIGALELSANHNILQIVDVCLENEKDEKLIQLMEEIMAEKENKTIIFVETKKRCDDLTRRMRRDGWPAMCIHGDKSQPERDWVITEFRSGKAPILIATDVASRGLDVEDVKFVINYDYPNSSEDYVHRIGRTARSTNKGTAYTFFTPGNLRQARDLVRVLEEARQAINPKLRQLVDSCRGGGGGGGRMRYRGSSSNNPNLMYRDECDRRMRPGGGGGKDGRDARNSRDEDRPSSSYRDQSRDHRNSYAAGSDQYQSYSSASGGYNSHSGGGGQEQPRQAHSQFSQALLPQLPAGLQPLMAQQFAPQQPPLMGFVGQTPYSFASPPPPPPGLQPPRK; from the exons ATGAGAGGAGGCTCATacggggacagagacagggaccgTGGACGGGACAG ACCTCGCTTTGGGGCCATCGGTGGTCGCAGTGGACCCACACAAACGAAGTTTGGGAATCCGGGCGAACGTCTCCGTAAAAAAAGATGGAACCTGGATGAGCTGCCAAAGTTTGAGAAGAACTTCTACACAGAGCACCCTGAGGTCCAACGCATGAGCCAG TATGAGATGGAAGAGTTTCGGAGAAAGAAGGAGATCACCATAAGAGGCTCTGGGTGTCCAAAGGCGATTCTGGCTTTCCACCAGGCACAGTTTCCTC AGTATGTGATAGATGTGTTGGTGCAGCAGAATTTCAAAGAGCCAACAGCAATCCAGTCCCAGGGCTTCCCTGTGGCCCTGAGCGGTAAGGACATGGTGGGGATTGCCCAGACTGGATCCGGGAAAACATTAGCT TATCTTCTTCCTGCTATCGTGCATATCAACCACCAGCCGTACCCGGAGAGGGGAGATGGGCCGATT GTTCTGGTGCTTGCACCAACTAGAGAGCTGGCTCAGCAAGTCCAACAGGTTGCATTCGACTACGGGAAGTGTTCCCGTATCAAAAGCACCTGTGTCTATGGTGGAGCACCTAAAGGGCCTCAGATTCGAGACCTTGAGAGGG GAGTTGAGATCTGTATCGCCACACCTGGTCGCCTCATTGACTTCTTAGAATGCGGGAAAACGAACCTGCGGCGATGCACCTATCTCGTTCTGGATGAAGCTGATCGTATGCTGGACATGGGCTTTGAACCCCAGATTCGCAAGATAGTTGAACAAATcagg CCTGACAGACAGACCCTGATGTGGAGTGCAACCTGGCCAAAAGAGGTACGGCAGCTGGCTGAGGACTTCCTGAAGGAATACATCCAGATTAATATTGGTGCTCTGGAGCTCAGCGCCAACCACAACATCCTGCAAATTGTTGACGTCTGCCTGGAAAACGAAAAGGACGAGAa GCTTAttcagctgatggaggagatcATGGCTGAGAAAGAGAACAAAACCATCATCTTTGTGGAGACCAAGAAGCGTTGTGATGACCTGACCCGGAGGATGAGGCGTGACGG CTGGCCTGCCATGTGTATCCATGGAGACAAAAGCCAGCCAGAGAGAGACTGGGTAATCACAG AATTTCGCAGTGGTAAAGCTCCTATTCTGATTGCTACCGATGTGGCTTCCCGTGGTCTGG ATGTTGAAGATGTCAAGTTCGTCATCAACTATGATTATCCCAACTCCTCCGAGGATTACGTGCACCGTATCGGCCGCACGGCCCGCAGTACCAACAAGGGCACCGCTTACACCTTCTTCACGCCGGGCAACTTGCGTCAGGCTCGAGACCTCGTCAGGGTGTTAGAAGAGGCCCGGCAGGCCATCAACCCCAAACTGCGTCAGCTGGTGGACTCCTgccgagggggaggaggtggcg GTGGCAGGATGCGTTACCGCGGGAGCAGCTCCAACAACCCCAACCTCATGTACCGCGACGAGTGTGACCGCCGCATGCGCCCtgggggcggcggcggcaaGGACGGCCGCGATGCTCGCAACAGCCGCGACGAAGACCGCCCCTCTTCCTCCTACAGAGACCAAAGCCGGGATCACAGAAATAGCTACGCCGCCGGCTCAGACCAGTATCAGAGCTACAGCAGCGCCAGCGGGGGCTACAACTCGcacagtgggggaggggggcaggagcaACCCCGACAGGCTCACAGCCAGTTCAGCCAGGCTCTGCTCCCTCAGCTCCCTGCTGGGCTGCAGCCTCTCATGGCTCAGCAGTTTGCCCCTCAGCAGCCGCCCCTCATGGGGTTTGTGGGGCAAACACCTTATTCTTTTgcctccccaccccctcctcctccaggccttCAGCCTCCAAGGAAATAG
- the ntan1 gene encoding protein N-terminal asparagine amidohydrolase isoform X1 encodes MPLFVQNKILGRITSSADLFDKFPYLQDNGRAFRSRSLVEVDPKCLLYVQQREFAATTPADQSVSVIGSDDATTCHLVVLRHTGSGAVCLAHCDGSNTWTEVSVLVKAVTTLNGSKEGKLELHLVGGFNDDSKTSHELSFNILAAFHMQKEDIHLETCCITELNDTIVDGIHRPVVYGIGVNVKTGEVFPSSFSHKGPAEQLRSTRTFTGGKMVDIYDSSRGLVKIGPCKWSSNLDVAFWLSQKDDTILKYLSTSPMAEPPHFVQHMKSTIQFFLEHSDCDSLFPGGQPQLYHRAETGSWERVDQP; translated from the exons ATGCCGTTGTTTGTTCAGAATAAAATCCTTGGGCGCATAACATCGAGCGCTGACCTTTTCGACAAGTTCCCATATTTACAG GACAATGGACGAGCGTTTCGCTCCAGATCACTGGTTGAAGTGGACCCCAAGTGCCTCTTGTATGTTCAACAAAGAGAGTTTGCTGCAACAACACCAGCAGACC AGAGTGTTTCTGTAATTGGATCTGATGATGCCACAACTTGCCATTTAGTTGTACTGAGACACACTG GAAGTGGAGCTGTTTGTCTCGCCCATTGTGATGGATCCAACACTTGGACAGAAGTCTCGGTCCTTGTTAAAGCTGTCACAACACTAAATGGCAGCAAGGAGGGCAA ACTTGAGCTACATCTTGTTGGGGGATTTAATGATGACTCAAAAACATCCCATGAACTCAGCTTTAACATTCTGG CAGCCTTCCATATGCAAAAAGAGGATATTCATCTTGAAACATGCTGCATCACCG AACTTAATGACACTATTGTTGATGGGATTCATAGGCCTGTAGTATATGGAATAG GTGTAAATGTCAAAACAGGTGAAGTGTTTCCTTCATCATTTAGTCACAAAGGACCTGCAGAGCAGCTTCGTTCTACAAGGACCTTCACTGGAGGAAAG ATGGTGGACATATATGATTCAAGTCGTGGGCTCGTTAAAATTGGCCCTTGCAAGTGGTCTTCAAATCTGGATGTTGCCTTCTGGTTGTCACAGAAAGACGATACAATTTTAAAG TACCTGTCCACATCTCCGATGGCCGAGCCACCGCACTTTGTCCAGCACATGAAGTCCACTATTCAGTTCTTTCTAGAACACTCTGACTGTGATAGTTTGTTCCCTGGAGGCCAGCCGCAGCTTTACCACAGAGCTGAGACAGGAAGCTGGGAGAGAGTCGACCAGCCTTAG